The DNA region GTGCTGATAAGACTGTGCAGACATTATTAGATCCTGTTAGTTGGGCAAAAGAAGTTGAGTCTCGTGGTGCTGGTGAAATAGTTCTTAATTGTATGAATCATGATGGTGTCAAGGGTGGTTATGATCTAGAGCATCTGAGAGAAGTTCAATCAAACGTTTCAATACCTGTTATTGCTTCTGGTGGAGCTGGTCAGATTCAGCATTTTATTTATGTATTTAAGCATACCGATATTGATGGCGCTTTGGCAGCAAGTGTATTTCACGATGACATTATTGCTATACCTGAGTTAAAACAAGAGCTTTTTAAAAAAAATATACCGACAAGAATAGTAAAATAGGATATAAAATGGATAATAAAATTATAGAGTCTATAGCTTGGCAGAAAATGGATGATTTAGTTCCAGCTATTATTCAATCAGCGATTGATAATAGTGTCTTAATGCTAGGCTATATGAATAAAGAATCTTTAGCAAAGACTTTAGAAATAGGTAAAGTAACATTTTATAGTCGTAGTAAAAAACGCCTATGGACCAAAGGTGAAGAAAGTGGTAATTTTCTGGAGCTAAGAGATATATCAGTTGACTGTGATAATGATTCTATACTTATGAAAACTATACCATATGGCCCAACTTGCCATACTGGTAGTAAATCATGTTTTACTAAAAGTGAAGAAGATAGCTCTTTGTATATAATAGATAAATTAGAAAAGTTAATAGCCGAAAGAAAAGGTTATTTGCCTGAGAATAGCTACTTGACTAGTTTATTTAAAGATGGTTTGCCAAGAATCGCTCAAAAAGTTGGCGAAGAAGGTGTAGAAGTTGTAATTGCTGCAATGGAGCAAGATTCAGATGAAGAGTTAATTTCTGAGA from Francisella halioticida includes:
- the hisIE gene encoding bifunctional phosphoribosyl-AMP cyclohydrolase/phosphoribosyl-ATP diphosphatase HisIE, with protein sequence MDNKIIESIAWQKMDDLVPAIIQSAIDNSVLMLGYMNKESLAKTLEIGKVTFYSRSKKRLWTKGEESGNFLELRDISVDCDNDSILMKTIPYGPTCHTGSKSCFTKSEEDSSLYIIDKLEKLIAERKGYLPENSYLTSLFKDGLPRIAQKVGEEGVEVVIAAMEQDSDEELISETADLLFHLLVLLREKEVSLEQVCQKLVSRNISK